tccctctcccagctgctgctcggggctggcaccaaagtacaggctggggcagagctcagcTCCTCCCTGGGGGTGTACTGTATGGATGCCTATGACAGCACACAGGCAAAAGACTTGGTCGGCTTTGTAAAGAGGGGTGGAGGGCTGCTCATTGGCGGCCAGGCCTGGCACTGGGCGAGTCAACACGGCAAGGAGAAGGTTCTGTTTGAATTTCCTGGGAACCGGGTGACCAGCGTGGCTGGTGTGTACTTCACAGGAAACACTGTGGAGAAAGGCATCTTCAAAGTTGCCAAGAAAATTTCCAAGATCCCCTTAATTGTCCCGTGAGTATCTGAACTACTCTCTGTAGTTCAGAAACAACTGAAACAACTGTTCAGGTTAAGCAGGTGAGGTGTTTATAGAAGATTCTTGAGGTGAGAGATAAGGATGATGGTGAATGATGGTTCTTTAATAGCCAGGATGGGATGCAACTGTTGTCTTCCAATTTAAGGGGGACCTTCCTGCTGTTTGCAATTGGAAAGAATGGTGTCTTTGACTGCTTCCAGGGCAGCTGGACCAGGCCTGGGGAATTCATTCAAGGGGAAAGAAACAAGGGGAGCCATCTTCTATAGCAGTCTGTCTGACTAAGTGTGCACACACAGCAAGATGGGGGCAGGGACAGGAGGAGTAAAAAGAGTTACTCCCTCTCCCCAGACGTGTATGTTCAGGGCAACTGTCCCACAGTTCAAAACCAGGTTGGAGATGGAGCGCCAGGCCAGCCCTCTGGGCAAGGCTCTGGCTGGCAGCTGCCAAACCTGTTTAACCAGTTCCTTGCAGAAATTTGCCTTCTGCAGGTGAAACCCAGGGGCAGGTGCAGAGCTGAGGGGGTGGGCTGGGTGACACCTCCCTTCTCAGCTTCTGACATGGGCTGTGGACAGGAAATCTTGGTGCCCCGGTTCATTTGGGATTCCAGCCTGGCCCCTTGGATACTGGAGCAGTAGGTGTAAAAGTCAAGGCTGCTATAACTCGTACTGCGCAGCAGAGCAGGCATCAGAGTCCTTGGCGTTGCTCTGCtgtcttcccccacctccccttgcGGGCAGGTGTGCCATGCTGTGCTTCACCCACTTTCTGCTGAGTTACACAAGGTGCGGCAGGTTCTCCAAGGAGCATGAGTGCTGCTGTGCTTCCTCTGTGTGGCAGCTTCATTTCACTGCAATGCAAGCTGCAACAATTACAATAAAATTCCGTGCAAGTCTTTCCTtcacagccttttctttccttgtgcatATGTAATActaaatttttgttattttcagacaaaataatTGGATTTTATACTCTCTGGATGCTCAGTTTGTTTCCCAAAAAAGGTACTAGAAAGCTCTGCTGTTGAATTCAGCAAAGCGCTTCGGACACAGATAACAAACGAAGTTACTTCATTAAAATTTGCTGATCGATTCTTGTTCCCACTTGCAGTGCGTGGGCATGTTCCCACTGCCTCATGCACAGAGcatggaagaggaagagaagtggacaattcagaagagaaaaattacatAGCAGTTAACAAGACTTTAAATGGTAGCTGATGGTGAATTACACCTTGTTTAGGGTGGTTTTGATTGGATCCAGAGCCCCAGAGAAATATGTAATTTCCGTGCAACACAACAGCTCTGTGCATCTGGGCCTTCCTGCTGGCCTTTGCTTAACCCACAGAGAATCAGACTGCACTCTAAGGCAGGTGCTGTGCCGTATGCCTGAGCGTATACTCTGTGTGACAAAGGGTCTCAGTAAATTAATAACCAAAGGAGAGTTGCAGATTTAATTCCTGTTCTATGGGCATGCAGAATGGCAGCATCATTTATTCTTATTGAGTTGGCTGCAATGGCCGTGTAACAACAGATTATTTCCAGGTGTTGGGAGAAAACTGTGTTTCGCAGAACCAGGAGAAAGTGTAAACAAATCAAATGAGAGTAATTCAACATGTTTTTCTGCACAGTATAATCTGATGTGAGGACTATGTGTTAGGGCCCTGATTCATTTTCTAGTAACTTGTTATTTGCCTAGCTGTGTGCCTGTCCATCTGGCCCATTTGGCCTAGCTGTGCTTTCTTCAGGTCTCAGTGGTGGCAGAGTCTGGGAGAAGACAGAAATCTCTTGGGCTTGCCCTAACTAGTAATGGCTAGGGTGGGGTAAATGGAGAAAGTTTCTGTTGTAAGAGATGTGCCGCTTCACACAtcatttgcagtttaaaaaaatatgaaaggtcTTCTGATTCTTGAGTTTCTGCAATGCATTTAGATTTTCAAGCTGCTCTTCAAAGTCAGAGGGCTAGAAACTTCCTTTTgacctcttctttctctctttttttaaatgagttctGAGATTCTTACAGATTTACTTGGCTGCAAAATCTGAggctttaaaaggagaaaaaatgaggtattgatggatttatttttttaactgtaagaacTGGCAACATGACTTACTAGGttgagggaggaagaagaggcagggaTGGACAAGGTGGCCTTTTGTGGAAAGGATTCTAAGATGAGGGCTAACCTGGACCTCTTCTGTTTTTGCAGGCACCAGGCGAACCTCGGCCTTGATGCTGAGTTTCTCCTGCGTGGTGTGTCGGAGCTGGATTTGGTGACAGGGGGCATACCTTCCATCTTGCTGGTGCACGGTGTACTCTCCTTCCCGCTCTGCCTGGACAGCTCGCACTGCTGCCTCTTAGCTGCAGCGCGCTATGGCCAAGGTCGTGTTGTGGTGGCAACCCACGAGAGCCAGCTGTTCTCCCCAAAGCTAGCCAGATTCGTGCTCAATGCTGTCCGCTGGCTGGATGCTGGGAGAAAGGGGCTGGTGGGCGTGGATGCCAGCCTAAAGAAACTGTGTAGCCTCCTCTCTCAGGGAGAGGTGAAGTCACAGGTGTCACAGCTGACAGGTGACATCAGCGTGTACTGCTGCTCTTCTTACAGCGACAGAGAGGCAGAGAAGCTTCATGCTTTTGTGGCAGAGGGAGGTGGCCTACTGGTTGGAGGCCAGGCCTGGTACTGGGCTTCCCAGAACCATGGCAAAGCTGCTGTGGCAAATTATCCTGGCAACAAAATCCTCAACCGCTTTGGGCTGAGCATCCTGGGGCAGAGCGGCCAGGCAGCTAAGCACCCAGCCGTGGGGTCTGGGGAGCACTACCACTTCCGCAAGGCGCTCGCTCTTTTCAACAGCCATGTAGACAAGCATGAGGAGCTCCAGGCCCCCTTGAAGGACTGGCTGCAAAGGCTAGCACAAGACTGCGCTGCTTTTCTGCACATCCCAGCCCACGACTGCCCTGCATATGCCTCGCTCCACCGCATCCTGACCAAAGTGCTTCAGAGAAGTGGGATCCCACACGTCAGCAGGCACTGCCCTGTCAAGAGCAACTCCAAAGAGGCAGTGCTTCTCTGCATGGCAACCGAGCTGTCCCTCACCATGACGGACAGTGCAGCTCTAGTGCAGAAATCTGCTGCTGGGGTCTGTGCCCTCCCCATCACTGTGGAAATTGATGGCACAAACCCAGGTGAGGAGTGTATCTCCCTTCCTCTTGATGCATCCTGTTGTTGGGATCAGTGGGGCACCCATCCTCAGTGTGCACGTTCCTGTATATGTCTGAACATGAGGACAGATGTGCAATTTCACTGTGGACTTGTGAGGAGGCTCACGTCTGTGTCGTGGCAGACAGGCTCCTTTTGTTGCCAGCCCCGATTTCTGTTCTCTGACACACCCTGTGCAAGTCCTGCTTCCTCGCTGTTCGTGCACAGGCACTCGAGGGAGAAGAACCACCTGACAGAGTCATCGCAGGGTACTTGCACAGCACAACGGCTTGGGCGAGAAAGCCTCCTTGAGAAAATCCAGGCTCTGCACTGCAGGTTGTTCTCACCATAGTTGTGCTAGCTGTCTGTGAGGCCATCCTACGAAGACGTAGGCATTAGGaacaaaaggtttattttttatcTAGATGATTTCATCCTGAGTTATAGCATGGTTTCACAACTTGTGTTAGCATAACTGATGGAGTGAAAGTCTGGTTTTGGGGGTGAAAACAAGAGGCTGGAAGCATGGTGGGAACCTCTTGGGCTGACACCATCACTGGCGCCAAGGTATTTGGTAATTACACCCTGAATGATTTGTCTAAGCTTAAAAAAACCTATACAACCTTGCTGAGATTCCTGCTCACAACTGATATGTTTAAACTCTAGGTAAAATTCATCTAGTAAGGTATTATCCCCTGAACAGATTaatctttatatatttttttttttgtattggaaTATCATTGAAAGGAGTTGCTTGCAAACTGTTCTAATGAGATGAAGGAGATTGTTCTGGAGTCGCAGTGTCTGAGTGCAGAGGATATGCAGAGAGAAAAGTTGTTTTAACACTAATGAGTCAGGACAAAAGGGGAAAATCGTTAGCATTGGCTGAACTGAATGCATTGGACGGAACACAGTATTTTGCTTGACCAAAAATACTCAGACTTTGTGTCATttcacataaacaaacaaaaaaaaatgctgtcaaaCCCTGAGCACCCTTTCAAAACTAACTTTGGTGCAAATTCAGCAAAACTGAGATAAACTGGTGAAACATAGTGATATGGtctaatttgcatttttccttggGTTAGGTTTTGCTTGACAAAACTGGTCCTCCTTTCTTGGAGGATGGGAGAGGTTGTTTATGACAGTTTTTTAGgactttttgtgtttgtgttgaaATATGCTTGAGTAGACTTTATGTCAGAACTAGGGAGTAGATTTTGCCTCATCAGTACAGTAGAGATGGATCAGTTTTGCACTGTGTATCACAAGGTTTTGCAGAGATCTAGGCAGAGGAGACTTACATTTCCATGGGAAGACTGCCTAGAAACATGCTGAATTGTAGTGGTATGGTGGAGTACCCCATCTTACAGTTACATTTAGCATAAGACAGTCCTTTTAGGCTTTCTTATAACTTCAGTTAGCTAGAAACGGGAATTCATGCAGGCTGCAGCATGTGCTGGACCAGTCAGTAAGGAAAAATGCGATGTCAATGTCAGTCAGTTATTTAGGAAATGTTTTATGACCATTACAACTTCAACGGTGTTTAATACCACCTCAGTATGCACCTCTTATGAGGGCTTTAGGGTAAGAGGAtctgaggagaggaggaggtgttgggggtttggtttcttttcttcgtattatttttaaaagatactaGTAAACACATTTAAGCTTGGCATTTTCAGAAGTTCAAATTTGGGTGGGCTTGCTTGCTAATGGTGTGATGATCTTGTTCACACTTCTACCCTATTGCTTTAAAACTATTTCTGACAGGTTGGGTAAAACGTGAAACAGTTCTGTGACTGTagagcaagggaaaagaaaaggatggaATATTGTGCTGTTGCAGCTTAAAATCTCCAGAATCCATAAAGTCAGGCCAAAGAAGGGCTCGACTCTTGAGAACCGTGTTCTCCTACCTTTAGGTAAGACAGCCTGGAGGAGTACAGGACTCTACCTCCCTGAAGGGCACACAGCAGTTATAACATTCCCTTGCCTGGTGGTCAGTGCTGGTCTGAAGGTAAGCTTCTGTTTACACCGATGTATTTGCCAGGTGAGCACTCAAAAATAGCTTGCAAAAAGGCTTTTCTCATCggttttgctgccttttcaaTCCTTTCCTACTGCTGCCACCCTGTGGCACTTTCAGTGCATTGTCATAATTTTTCACGTTTCCCACTCTTCTGTTGCATTCTTCTTATTCTGTGTGCTGGCAGGATAATTGAGTATGGCTGCTGCCTGAAGGCAGCTGTATGTGTTTTCTTATCGTGCAAAGAGAACTGATCAAGGTGATTTTCATGCCCAAGATGAGTACTTGAGCCCTTCTATGCACCAGACTTAGTTCTGGCTCTCTAGATGTCTCATAGGGTACTTTCACAGTGCTGTCACTGTTGCTTATGTAGATGTATCCAGATCAGGTATAAACGAGTTGCTTGTCATCCTGTTCTCTGCAAAGTATGAAGCAGATAAATGCTCACCTGCTTGGATATGTTTTGCAgagagctccctgcagctgaaaTGCAAAGTTTACTCAGGTGTTTCTGTCTGATCCTGCTGTCACCTGCCGTCACATGCTACTGTATGAGGACCAAGGACGAGATACAATTAAAGAAGCCAGCAGTAATCACCTCTCTCCACCTCCTATGTTACAGGATGTGACTGACGCTGGTGAAGGAATGATCAATGCAAGTACAGTGCAGTGAAAGAAGTCCTGCAGTACCCTGAACTGCTAGTGAAGAATGTAGTTGACCCAGCAGTAATGGGAGCATTGCTCTAACACTGTCTGAGACAGGGATAACACTGAACTTCACCAgcttttttcattgtatttgctGTTTCTGGTCACTACAGGCAGAAAGCTTGAACGAGGCTGGAGTCAGAAGGCCGCTTCTGTGTGCGTGCCCTGGAAGGACAGTGCTGCCAGCAGATGACTCGGAGTGTTGTGGTTGGTCTGCCAGGTCGCACTCAGAGCCCTTTGACCAGCTGTTCCTAcccttctgttttccaggtgCAGATTGGGTGTCACACGGATGATCTCTCTCATGCCACAGAGCTGAAGCGGGCCCCAGTGGTAATACGCACCTGTGATATTGCCTGCCAGAAACAGTCTATTTCCTGCCTCTGGGGTGGCCTCATTTACATCGTAGTACCAGCAAACAGCATCCTGGGGAAAGTGCCCATCACGGTAGAAGGGGCAGTCAGAGCTCCTTTCTTCAAGCTTGGTAGGTTTGTTTACCTTGGTGCCTTTCTCCTTAGTGCTGCTCACAGATGCTGCTCTCTCTGTGACTGAAAGGTATGTCTTAGAAATACTTGTGTTTAGGAATACTTGGAATACTTTAGGAATATCCCAGATTTAGTTTCCTTGCTTTGTTGTCCTCTGGGATTCTGGGTAAGCCACTTAATCACTCTGTGCCTGCTACATAGCAGGAGGTAGGTAAGGGAGCTGTCACAAAATGGGCAGGATTTGTCCAAACTGACATTTCTTGAGGTTGGAGTTGTCATTTCCGATGGAATTCGTTGTGTTGGAGGGAGACCGCCTGACCTCTGCCACAGCAAATCTTGCATTGTGCTCTGCCTGCTTTACTGTGCCCCTCTATGGCCATCTCCAGTCCCTACAGTAAATCTCTGATGAATTTCCCGTGCTTTCcatcagtttctcttttctttctgtatacaatttcttcttgctcttctggcaaactaaacaaaaccagggTTGTTACATGAAATAGCAAATATCtgatggagaagaagaaatgagatCATCAAGGGATGCTGGAGAAGCCTGATGCTTCTTGTTCTCAGATGGGAAACAGGGATCTGTTCTTGCTACGTTACTGCTCTGGTATATGCCAATCCTTTCTGTTTCCCATCCAT
Above is a window of Larus michahellis chromosome 1, bLarMic1.1, whole genome shotgun sequence DNA encoding:
- the TCAF2 gene encoding TRPM8 channel-associated factor 2 isoform X1 — protein: MLVFFPPDKSDLKMKPSATYELLVDGVGPWDFTGSFVPCELLLVGEDAYPVLVSSKKQVLIAVSQYGKGRMVVVSHEGILKDSKFSQFLRNAAEWLKPSPEALVGVHPHLDSLSQLLLGAGTKVQAGAELSSSLGVYCMDAYDSTQAKDLVGFVKRGGGLLIGGQAWHWASQHGKEKVLFEFPGNRVTSVAGVYFTGNTVEKGIFKVAKKISKIPLIVPHQANLGLDAEFLLRGVSELDLVTGGIPSILLVHGVLSFPLCLDSSHCCLLAAARYGQGRVVVATHESQLFSPKLARFVLNAVRWLDAGRKGLVGVDASLKKLCSLLSQGEVKSQVSQLTGDISVYCCSSYSDREAEKLHAFVAEGGGLLVGGQAWYWASQNHGKAAVANYPGNKILNRFGLSILGQSGQAAKHPAVGSGEHYHFRKALALFNSHVDKHEELQAPLKDWLQRLAQDCAAFLHIPAHDCPAYASLHRILTKVLQRSGIPHVSRHCPVKSNSKEAVLLCMATELSLTMTDSAALVQKSAAGVCALPITVEIDGTNPGKTAWRSTGLYLPEGHTAVITFPCLVVSAGLKVQIGCHTDDLSHATELKRAPVVIRTCDIACQKQSISCLWGGLIYIVVPANSILGKVPITVEGAVRAPFFKLGETCESQWKTCIRHYPAPWAELAVDNLILTVPSDSIRHMENPEPLLTLWNEIMVAISKLAAIPTKFPRPERIVTDVQISFGWMHAGYPIMGHLDSVKEMLDMKHMQTTGLWGPVHELGHNQQQKAWEFPPHTTEATCNLWSVYVHENVLGIPRHKAHQALRSQCREARIREYLKKGAKLKDWEVWTALETYLQLQEGFGWDPFTQLFFDYQKISTTPKDNASKMNLWAQKFSQKVNKNLAPFFTAWGWPIKKELSVELSSLPSWEEDPMRSYRP
- the TCAF2 gene encoding TRPM8 channel-associated factor 2 isoform X3; amino-acid sequence: MKPSATYELLVDGVGPWDFTGSFVPCELLLVGEDAYPVLVSSKKQVLIAVSQYGKGRMVVVSHEGILKDSKFSQFLRNAAEWLKPSPEALVGVHPHLDSLSQLLLGAGTKVQAGAELSSSLGVYCMDAYDSTQAKDLVGFVKRGGGLLIGGQAWHWASQHGKEKVLFEFPGNRVTSVAGVYFTGNTVEKGIFKVAKKISKIPLIVPHQANLGLDAEFLLRGVSELDLVTGGIPSILLVHGVLSFPLCLDSSHCCLLAAARYGQGRVVVATHESQLFSPKLARFVLNAVRWLDAGRKGLVGVDASLKKLCSLLSQGEVKSQVSQLTGDISVYCCSSYSDREAEKLHAFVAEGGGLLVGGQAWYWASQNHGKAAVANYPGNKILNRFGLSILGQSGQAAKHPAVGSGEHYHFRKALALFNSHVDKHEELQAPLKDWLQRLAQDCAAFLHIPAHDCPAYASLHRILTKVLQRSGIPHVSRHCPVKSNSKEAVLLCMATELSLTMTDSAALVQKSAAGVCALPITVEIDGTNPGKTAWRSTGLYLPEGHTAVITFPCLVVSAGLKVQIGCHTDDLSHATELKRAPVVIRTCDIACQKQSISCLWGGLIYIVVPANSILGKVPITVEGAVRAPFFKLGETCESQWKTCIRHYPAPWAELAVDNLILTVPSDSIRHMENPEPLLTLWNEIMVAISKLAAIPTKFPRPERIVTDVQISFGWMHAGYPIMGHLDSVKEMLDMKHMQTTGLWGPVHELGHNQQQKAWEFPPHTTEATCNLWSVYVHENVLGIPRHKAHQALRSQCREARIREYLKKGAKLKDWEVWTALETYLQLQEGFGWDPFTQLFFDYQKISTTPKDNASKMNLWAQKFSQKYSLTRGISDGFQSSLCLSGERFKFI
- the TCAF2 gene encoding TRPM8 channel-associated factor 2 isoform X2, which encodes MKPSATYELLVDGVGPWDFTGSFVPCELLLVGEDAYPVLVSSKKQVLIAVSQYGKGRMVVVSHEGILKDSKFSQFLRNAAEWLKPSPEALVGVHPHLDSLSQLLLGAGTKVQAGAELSSSLGVYCMDAYDSTQAKDLVGFVKRGGGLLIGGQAWHWASQHGKEKVLFEFPGNRVTSVAGVYFTGNTVEKGIFKVAKKISKIPLIVPHQANLGLDAEFLLRGVSELDLVTGGIPSILLVHGVLSFPLCLDSSHCCLLAAARYGQGRVVVATHESQLFSPKLARFVLNAVRWLDAGRKGLVGVDASLKKLCSLLSQGEVKSQVSQLTGDISVYCCSSYSDREAEKLHAFVAEGGGLLVGGQAWYWASQNHGKAAVANYPGNKILNRFGLSILGQSGQAAKHPAVGSGEHYHFRKALALFNSHVDKHEELQAPLKDWLQRLAQDCAAFLHIPAHDCPAYASLHRILTKVLQRSGIPHVSRHCPVKSNSKEAVLLCMATELSLTMTDSAALVQKSAAGVCALPITVEIDGTNPGKTAWRSTGLYLPEGHTAVITFPCLVVSAGLKVQIGCHTDDLSHATELKRAPVVIRTCDIACQKQSISCLWGGLIYIVVPANSILGKVPITVEGAVRAPFFKLGETCESQWKTCIRHYPAPWAELAVDNLILTVPSDSIRHMENPEPLLTLWNEIMVAISKLAAIPTKFPRPERIVTDVQISFGWMHAGYPIMGHLDSVKEMLDMKHMQTTGLWGPVHELGHNQQQKAWEFPPHTTEATCNLWSVYVHENVLGIPRHKAHQALRSQCREARIREYLKKGAKLKDWEVWTALETYLQLQEGFGWDPFTQLFFDYQKISTTPKDNASKMNLWAQKFSQKVNKNLAPFFTAWGWPIKKELSVELSSLPSWEEDPMRSYRP
- the TCAF2 gene encoding TRPM8 channel-associated factor 2 isoform X4 — translated: MKPSATYELLVDGVGPWDFTGSFVPCELLLVGEDAYPVLVSSKKQVLIAVSQYGKGRMVVVSHEGILKDSKFSQFLRNAAEWLKPSPEALVGVHPHLDSLSQLLLGAGTKVQAGAELSSSLGVYCMDAYDSTQAKDLVGFVKRGGGLLIGGQAWHWASQHGKEKVLFEFPGNRVTSVAGVYFTGNTVEKGIFKVAKKISKIPLIVPHQANLGLDAEFLLRGVSELDLVTGGIPSILLVHGVLSFPLCLDSSHCCLLAAARYGQGRVVVATHESQLFSPKLARFVLNAVRWLDAGRKGLVGVDASLKKLCSLLSQGEVKSQVSQLTGDISVYCCSSYSDREAEKLHAFVAEGGGLLVGGQAWYWASQNHGKAAVANYPGNKILNRFGLSILGQSGQAAKHPAVGSGEHYHFRKALALFNSHVDKHEELQAPLKDWLQRLAQDCAAFLHIPAHDCPAYASLHRILTKVLQRSGIPHVSRHCPVKSNSKEAVLLCMATELSLTMTDSAALVQKSAAGVCALPITVEIDGTNPGKTAWRSTGLYLPEGHTAVITFPCLVVSAGLKVQIGCHTDDLSHATELKRAPVVIRTCDIACQKQSISCLWGGLIYIVVPANSILGKVPITVEGAVRAPFFKLGETCESQWKTCIRHYPAPWAELAVDNLILTVPSDSIRHMENPEPLLTLWNEIMVAISKLAAIPTKFPRPERIVTDVQISFGWMHAGYPIMGHLDSVKEMLDMKHMQTTGLWGPVHELGHNQQQKAWEFPPHTTEATCNLWSVYVHENVLGIPRHKAHQALRSQCREARIREYLKKGAKLKDWEVWTALETYLQYSLTRGISDGFQSSLCLSGERFKFI